The Collimonas sp. PA-H2 genome contains a region encoding:
- a CDS encoding heavy metal response regulator transcription factor, with protein MRILLVEDEPKAGEYLRKGLTESGYVVDWVQTGADGLHCATTEGYDLIVLDVMLPGMDGWQVIRELRKSHETPVLFLTARDEVDDRIKGLELGADDYLVKPFAFAELVARIRTLLRRGPIRESDTLQIADMEIDVMKRRVTRNGERIDLTTKEFSLLYLMAKRQTEVLSRSLIASQVWDMNFDSDTNVVDVAIRRLRIKIDEPYARPLIHTVRGMGYVLEDRA; from the coding sequence ATGCGTATCCTGCTGGTAGAAGATGAACCAAAAGCTGGCGAATACCTGCGCAAAGGATTGACCGAATCCGGTTACGTGGTCGACTGGGTGCAGACCGGCGCCGACGGCCTGCATTGCGCCACCACGGAAGGCTACGACCTGATCGTGCTGGACGTCATGCTGCCCGGCATGGACGGCTGGCAGGTGATCCGCGAATTGCGCAAGAGCCATGAAACACCAGTACTTTTTTTAACCGCACGCGACGAAGTCGACGACCGCATCAAGGGCCTGGAACTAGGCGCGGACGATTACCTGGTCAAGCCCTTTGCTTTTGCCGAACTGGTGGCCCGCATCCGCACGCTGCTGCGGCGCGGTCCGATCCGCGAATCGGACACGCTGCAGATCGCCGACATGGAAATCGACGTCATGAAACGCCGCGTCACCCGCAATGGCGAACGGATCGACCTCACCACCAAGGAATTTTCCTTGCTGTATCTGATGGCCAAGCGCCAGACCGAGGTTTTGTCGCGCTCGCTGATTGCCTCGCAGGTCTGGGACATGAATTTCGACAGCGACACCAACGTGGTCGATGTCGCCATCCGCCGCCTGCGCATCAAGATCGACGAACCCTACGCCCGCCCCCTGATACATACCGTGCGCGGCATGGGCTACGTGCTGGAGGACCGCGCTTGA
- a CDS encoding TolC family protein — MHKFFLPLGFAVLVCQSSLAQDAVPASAPIAEPQPVINYKLPRLGSEELAGPLTLQQALRQAFKSNPELAAAALEVKAVEASILQAGARPNPQVSALLEDTRKATRTSTVQLNQTLELGGKRDARIKAAEKGRDAAQADYLTKRADVRGAVVGAYFAALEAQENLQLLQNSLQLAQRASEIAAKRVAAGKVAPIEATKARVAEAGVRVELQQANSSLNIARRALAVTWGDMTPAFSTVDGHINDLPALPDLAVALERLQNSPAFVKTRVEVERRQALVQLERSRRIPDVTVSIGGKRVEENRQNQMIFGLSVPIPVFDRNQGNLQEALQRADKARDELRGAQLKLDGELRDAYERLKLGRQQVAAFQGEILPAAQNTYEITSKGFELGKFSFLEVLDAQRVLFQAKSQALRALAETHRAATEIERVAGAFPSTDSL; from the coding sequence ATGCACAAGTTTTTCTTGCCGCTCGGTTTCGCGGTATTGGTATGCCAATCGTCATTGGCGCAGGATGCTGTGCCAGCATCGGCGCCGATAGCTGAGCCGCAGCCAGTTATCAACTACAAGCTGCCGCGCCTTGGCAGCGAAGAACTGGCGGGACCGCTGACGCTGCAGCAAGCGTTGCGGCAGGCTTTCAAGAGCAACCCCGAACTGGCAGCAGCGGCGCTGGAAGTAAAGGCGGTCGAGGCGTCGATTCTGCAAGCCGGCGCCAGACCCAACCCACAAGTCTCGGCCTTGCTGGAAGATACCCGCAAGGCGACCAGGACCAGCACCGTACAGCTGAACCAGACCTTGGAACTCGGCGGCAAGCGCGACGCCCGCATCAAGGCGGCTGAAAAGGGTCGTGACGCGGCGCAAGCCGATTATCTGACCAAGCGCGCCGATGTCCGGGGCGCTGTGGTAGGCGCTTATTTTGCTGCGCTGGAAGCGCAGGAGAACCTGCAACTGCTGCAAAATTCCTTGCAACTGGCCCAACGCGCGAGCGAAATTGCGGCCAAGCGCGTCGCTGCCGGCAAGGTAGCGCCGATCGAAGCCACCAAGGCACGTGTCGCCGAGGCGGGTGTGCGGGTGGAACTGCAGCAAGCGAACAGCAGCCTGAATATCGCGCGGCGGGCGCTGGCGGTAACCTGGGGCGATATGACGCCGGCCTTTTCTACAGTCGACGGCCATATCAATGATCTGCCAGCCTTGCCCGATCTGGCAGTCGCGCTGGAGCGCTTGCAGAATTCTCCCGCCTTTGTGAAGACTCGGGTGGAAGTCGAGCGCCGCCAGGCGCTGGTCCAGCTTGAACGCAGCCGCCGCATCCCCGATGTCACCGTCAGCATTGGCGGCAAGCGGGTAGAAGAAAACCGGCAAAACCAGATGATCTTCGGCCTGTCGGTGCCCATCCCTGTGTTCGACCGCAATCAAGGCAATCTGCAGGAAGCCTTGCAGCGTGCCGACAAGGCGCGCGATGAGCTGCGCGGCGCCCAGCTGAAGCTGGATGGCGAGCTGCGCGACGCCTATGAGCGGCTCAAGCTGGGCCGGCAACAGGTGGCCGCCTTCCAAGGCGAGATCCTGCCGGCCGCACAAAATACCTATGAGATTACAAGCAAGGGCTTTGAACTCGGCAAGTTCAGCTTCCTGGAAGTGCTGGATGCCCAGCGCGTGCTGTTCCAGGCCAAATCGCAAGCGCTGCGCGCCCTCGCCGAAACCCATCGTGCCGCCACCGAGATCGAGCGCGTGGCAGGCGCTTTCCCGTCAACCGACTCTTTGTAA
- a CDS encoding efflux RND transporter periplasmic adaptor subunit — translation MKINLSKSKAIAAATAILLLIAGGLYFSSANEGSQEGKEEVHRDAVAHGDGEHHGETATEKHGHANQHEDGEHHQKAEAASKGPHGGRMFTEDKLALEVSMAEAAGEAHFQAWLFNGGKALAPDGATLTLQLVRPDGEVENISFVSKNGSLSSSVAIAEPHVFDAKFLLQYGEQKLQAAFSQEEGKIELNEAQVAASGVKLESAGAARVKTAITLPGEIRFNEDKTAHVVPRLAGVVEQVAVNLGQQVKQGQLLAVVASTDLAEQRSELLAAQKRFTFARTTYEREKKLWEEKISAEQDYQQARQVMNEAEIALQNARQKLNVLGTGAGNGGALNRYEIRAPFSGLVTEKHIALGEAVAADASIFTISDLSTVWAEIIVPAKDLNLVRLGEKVQINATAFQSSASGSISYVGALLGEQTRTAKARVTLANPDMAWRPGLFVNVDVVSSDVEVAVAVPPQAIQALDGKQVVFVRIADGFMVQPVSTGRADGKQVEIVKGLKAGVRYAAEGSFVLKSELGKSSAEHAH, via the coding sequence ATGAAAATCAATTTGAGCAAAAGCAAAGCTATCGCAGCCGCGACGGCCATTCTCCTCCTGATAGCAGGCGGGCTGTATTTCAGCAGCGCCAACGAGGGGAGCCAGGAGGGCAAGGAAGAGGTACACCGCGATGCGGTTGCCCATGGCGACGGCGAACACCACGGCGAAACGGCGACCGAGAAACACGGCCATGCCAATCAGCATGAGGACGGCGAACATCATCAGAAAGCAGAGGCCGCCAGCAAGGGACCGCACGGCGGCAGAATGTTTACCGAGGATAAGCTGGCGCTGGAAGTGAGTATGGCGGAAGCGGCGGGAGAGGCGCACTTTCAAGCCTGGCTGTTCAACGGCGGCAAGGCGTTGGCGCCGGATGGCGCTACATTGACGCTACAACTGGTGCGGCCCGATGGGGAGGTCGAGAACATCAGCTTCGTGTCGAAAAACGGCTCTCTCAGCAGCAGCGTGGCGATTGCGGAGCCGCATGTGTTCGATGCCAAGTTCCTGCTGCAATATGGCGAGCAGAAGCTGCAGGCGGCATTCTCGCAGGAAGAAGGAAAGATTGAACTGAACGAAGCGCAGGTGGCGGCATCCGGCGTCAAGCTGGAAAGCGCCGGCGCTGCGCGAGTCAAGACAGCCATCACGCTGCCGGGAGAAATCCGCTTCAATGAAGACAAGACCGCGCACGTGGTGCCGCGCCTGGCGGGCGTCGTCGAGCAGGTAGCCGTCAACCTGGGGCAGCAGGTCAAGCAGGGACAGCTGCTGGCGGTGGTCGCCAGCACCGACTTGGCGGAGCAGCGCAGCGAACTGCTGGCTGCGCAGAAGCGTTTCACTTTTGCCCGGACCACCTATGAACGTGAAAAGAAGCTGTGGGAAGAAAAGATCTCGGCCGAACAGGATTACCAGCAGGCGCGCCAGGTCATGAACGAGGCGGAAATCGCGCTGCAGAATGCGCGGCAAAAATTGAATGTGCTGGGCACCGGCGCCGGCAACGGCGGCGCCTTGAACCGTTACGAAATCCGGGCGCCGTTCAGCGGCCTGGTGACCGAGAAGCACATCGCCCTGGGTGAAGCGGTCGCAGCCGATGCCAGCATTTTCACCATTTCCGACCTGAGCACCGTTTGGGCCGAGATCATCGTGCCGGCCAAGGACCTGAACCTGGTGCGGCTGGGTGAGAAAGTCCAGATCAATGCCACCGCTTTCCAGTCGAGTGCGAGCGGCAGCATTTCCTACGTCGGCGCGCTGCTGGGCGAGCAGACCCGCACCGCCAAGGCCCGCGTCACCCTGGCGAATCCGGACATGGCTTGGCGGCCGGGTTTGTTCGTCAATGTCGACGTGGTCTCCAGCGATGTCGAGGTAGCGGTGGCGGTGCCGCCGCAAGCGATACAGGCGCTGGACGGCAAGCAGGTGGTGTTTGTCCGCATCGCCGACGGCTTCATGGTGCAGCCGGTTAGCACCGGGCGTGCCGACGGCAAGCAGGTGGAGATCGTCAAGGGGCTCAAGGCAGGCGTGCGTTATGCGGCCGAAGGCAGTTTCGTTCTCAAATCGGAACTCGGCAAGAGCAGCGCCGAGCACGCACACTAA